The following are from one region of the Achromobacter xylosoxidans genome:
- a CDS encoding universal stress protein, which produces MFKKILIPTDGSPLSAQAANAGICFARSVGAEVVALYVTQPFAATIGFDGMAAAYAITDEDYEKASAEQADKYLKQITDRADTAGVKSESRAVSNFNVADGIVQAAADAGCDLIFIGSHGRSGLSRLLLGSVTAKVLSLASTAVLVYRVKEEKK; this is translated from the coding sequence ATGTTCAAGAAGATCCTGATTCCCACCGACGGTTCTCCGCTCTCGGCCCAAGCCGCCAATGCCGGCATTTGCTTTGCGCGTTCCGTGGGCGCTGAAGTCGTCGCGCTCTACGTGACCCAGCCCTTCGCAGCCACGATCGGCTTTGACGGCATGGCTGCCGCCTACGCCATCACCGACGAAGACTACGAAAAGGCCTCCGCCGAGCAGGCCGACAAGTACCTCAAGCAGATCACCGACCGCGCCGACACCGCCGGCGTGAAGTCCGAGTCGCGCGCCGTGTCGAACTTCAACGTTGCCGACGGCATCGTGCAAGCCGCCGCCGACGCCGGCTGCGATCTGATCTTCATCGGCAGCCACGGCCGCAGCGGCCTCTCGCGCCTGCTGCTGGGCAGCGTCACCGCCAAGGTTCTGTCGCTGGCCAGCACCGCCGTGCTGGTGT
- a CDS encoding TIGR01244 family sulfur transferase → MSAPIKPLTQNFAVAPQLGPDDMADVAAAGYKSVIINRPDFEGGPDQPTAADVSKAALAAGLQIEYQPVVGSAMTAADVVRFAELLRTLPGPVLAYCRTGTRCTNLFAAAQQLG, encoded by the coding sequence ATGTCCGCACCCATCAAACCCCTGACCCAGAATTTCGCCGTCGCGCCCCAGCTCGGCCCGGACGACATGGCGGACGTCGCCGCCGCCGGCTACAAGAGCGTGATCATCAACCGTCCCGATTTTGAAGGCGGCCCGGACCAGCCCACCGCCGCGGACGTGTCCAAGGCCGCCCTGGCCGCCGGCCTGCAGATCGAATACCAGCCCGTAGTCGGCAGCGCCATGACCGCCGCCGACGTGGTGCGTTTCGCCGAGCTGCTGCGCACGCTGCCGGGCCCGGTCCTGGCGTACTGCCGCACCGGCACCCGCTGCACCAATCTGTTCGCCGCCGCCCAGCAGCTGGGCTGA